One Solanum pennellii chromosome 10, SPENNV200 genomic region harbors:
- the LOC107002239 gene encoding non-specific lipid-transfer protein 1, translating into MEMVSKIACFVLLCMVVVAPHAEALTCGQVTAGLAPCLPYLQGRGPLGGCCGGVKGLLGSAKTTADRKTACTCLKSAANAIKGIDLNKAAGIPSVCKVNIPYKISPSTDCSTVQ; encoded by the exons ATGGAAATGGTTAGCAAAATTGCATGCTTTGTTCTTTTGTGCATGGTAGTGGTTGCACCCCATGCAGAGGCACTAACTTGTGGTCAAGTTACCGCTGGCTTGGCTCCTTGCCTCCCTTATCTTCAAGGCCGCGGCCCTCTAGGAGGCTGTTGTGGTGGTGTTAAGGGTCTGTTGGGTTCAGCCAAGACTACCGCGGATCGAAAGACCGCATGCACTTGCTTGAAATCAGCTGCTAATGCTATAAAGGGAATTGATTTGAACAAAGCTGCTGGTATTCCTAGTGTTTGTAAAGTTAACATTCCTTACAAGATCAGCCCCTCCACTGACTGCTCCAC GGTTCAGTAA